AGATTCTTATAACCAGGCAACGCCCAACAAGCGGATTGCAGACATTGCCCGTTGGGAACCTTATCTGCGCTTTAAACCTAATATTCAAATGAAATGGGTTTACTATTACGATAGCATACCTGGGATCACCGAACAATTGAAACAGCAGAATTTCACTTTTAACCATTATGTGATGTTCATGTCCAACTTGATGAAACTTGACCTTCGTAAGTTTTTAACGCCCGCCGAAATCAAGCAGAAGATTAACCTGAAAGGAGAAAATGCACGCGTAGTGATGCAGCTAAAATATAAAGATAGAACAACTTTTTTAAGAACATTTTCTCCTGATAGTTATTTCTGGCCTAAAGAAGCAGAAACTGGTGCGGCACTAAAACGACTGATTGTAAAGGCTCCTAAAGTTGTTTTTGCAACGGATGGGTATCAGCGCAGTATGGATAAAATTGGGGATAGAGATTATAAAACTTTGGCAAATACAAAGTTGAGCAGAGGTTCCATGGTCAATCAGGGATTTGATGTAGATAGTGTATCTTTAGAAAATGGGGAAATACCTGAAGGTATCGCTGCATTAGTAATTGCTGATCCTAAAGTCGCCTTTAGTCTGAGGGCGGTTGCTAAACTTCAGAAATATATCGATCAAGGTGGGAATCTGATGGTTGCAGGAGAGATTGGTAAACAAGGTATCATCAATCCATTGCTGGAGTCCCTTGGGGTTAAAATGTTGGATGGAACGCTTGTCCAACAGAGCAAAGACTATTCAAATGACCTGCTGATGCCAAATTTAGCTGCTGGTTCAGTGGCAATGATTCCGGAATTACAACCTTACTATTTGAAGAAATGGATAGTGTCCATGCCAGGTGCCTCAGCCTTAAGCTATGATTCCAATGGCCCCTTTACTACTCATCCGCTATTGATGACGAATCCGGAAAGCAGCTGGCTGAAAAAGGGTAAACTCGTTCTGGACTCGGCAACAGCTGTATTTGATGTTAAAGCTGGAGATCAGAAAGGTAGCTTTCCTGTCGCATTGATGCTCAGTAGAAACCGGAACAATAAAGAACAACGGATCATGGTGTCTGGGGATGCCGATTTTTTAAGCAATGCAGAATTGGCCAGGGTGAACATGACCACTGTTAATGGAGGTTTTGCTCAGGGTATTTTCAAATGGTTTGCTTATGGCGAATTTCCAATAGATACAAGCAGGCCAGAGCCTAAAGACAATGCAACAACGCTGACCAGGACCAGTGTAAAAGCGTTACAGATAATTTATTATGGCGTAATCCCAAGCATAATTTTTCTAATGGGAATGGTAATCCTCATTCGTAGAAAAGGTAAATAATACAGTTATTGAAATGTAGTGAAGCTGGCTAACAGTAAATAGGAGAACAGAATTTAAGATCATAAAACTGTAAACTGATTATCATATAACGTTACATTGTAGCCAGGTTCTGTAGGGGTTGTGGTATATATTGAAGTACTACTTCAATATATACCACAACCCCTACAGAACTTATTAGATTAAAAGATAAATCGCTCCAGAGTTGCAATTAAATTTCCGGTTATATGCATAGTAGCCGATGTATAAATAGATTTGGTATATATCCTGGCGTATCCGTATAAAATAGCGTCTCCAAAGGTTTGTACAATGTCTATGTACGAAGACTTGGTATTGAAATAAGTAAAATGGTGTAACAGAACAAAAATACAAGCTTGTACAAAGTTTGCCAAATGCAGGCTTTTAAACCATTTGATCATTAAATCGAAAATTCTCGCCCTAAAAAGTAATTCTTCAACTATAGGTCCTAATATCACAGCGCCCATTACCAGGATTATAGACGGTGATAAGTGATGTCGCCATTTTTCAATTTCCAGGTTACCTGTCTTATGTAAAATAAGGTCTGTAATAACTGAGTAAATTAAAAACCCTCCGGCCCATATGAAATAGCTCTTGTAGGATACAGGCTTGTTCAGGTAAAAAGCTTGTGAACTTATTTTTTTGTTTCGGATTAGTGTTGTAATAACAATAAGTACAATTATAAAGGGTAAAATTCTTAGAATAGCAGATCTGATTTCTTCACTCATGAGTATTTATTATAAGTTGTTTAATAAAGATTTATTGCTTGGAAATCAACATGATAATTCCTTGTTCCGGTAAAAGTATGATTTTTGATATTTAAATATTTCAGTTTCAAATGAAACGTTCACCTCAGGCAATCGTCATTTGGTGTAATAATAAACGTAATTATTTTTTTATTATTTAACTTTAATGCATCTATTGGTTATTGAGGTTAATTATTGTTTTCTTGAAAGTTATAAAAAAAAATATCATTCTTGTAAGTGGTTGATCCTGTATGTTTCTGATAAATATAAAGCTTAAAGATAATTTACGAGCAATGATAGTTTTAAAGCTTTTTTAATTGTTGAAATCTTCTGGATTGTATTAAATTAATATGAATTATTACTAATATTTTATGTTTTTTAATAGCATCTGGAAGTTGCTGAATATTAAAAATTTTAAGCACTCAACTATAATTAGGAGCCATTATAAACTGTTTTCTGACTTGTTTTTATTCCTGTTGATATAATCAATTAATGATATTAGGTTGATTTTATATTAATATGTGTTGCTTTATTTTATATAAAATTTTAATAAAATAAATTGTTTCATGTATGGTGAGATTAAAAGGGAGCGATCTAAAACATATCTGGAAATCTTTTACAATAGCAGAGAGAGAAGGCGATTTTTATACAATATATTCGCATTATCATCATTATCTTAGTTTAATAGGGTATAAGCGTAGTTTTCGTGAAGACTCAGTTAATGATGCGATTAATGATGTTTTCTTGTATCTATGGGAAAATAAATCTGCTCTTCAGAATGTTAACAATCATCATAATTATATTGTAACCTGTTTTTTGAGAAAATTATATCGCAAAAGTATAATTGATCCGGAAGAAGTGACCGGCTTGCTTGATGTACCTATTGCACTCCTATCTCCCTCTGTAGAAGATCAATATATCCAAAAAGGTGTGAGTGCTACAGTGATTCAGATCGTTAAAAATCACATCAACCAGCTTGCTGACAAACAGCGGAACATGGTTTATCAGAAATTTTATCTTGGTTTATCTTAT
The sequence above is drawn from the Pedobacter cryoconitis genome and encodes:
- a CDS encoding Gldg family protein, with translation MKKIIQIARLELSLLFYSPIAWLMLLILFIQMTMDFTPKLPELARGQTLNALTDKLFVNIEYAGVLSAVLDKLYLYIPLITMGIISRETSSGSIKLLYSSPVKLSHVVYGKFLSMMLYNLMIMAVICLFVVIGAIYIPHFDYPHILVALLAIYLMLNTFAAIGIFVSSLTTYQAVAAISTFVVLAFMNYIGRVGQGIDFIRDLTHSLSMPDRTARMMSGLLNSRDVIYYLVISGIFLALTITKLELERVSKTVLQQVMKYGLIVLVGLTITYISSRQQMIGYYDATATQQNTISKNTQEILKNMGDESVEMTEYVNGLEDSYNQATPNKRIADIARWEPYLRFKPNIQMKWVYYYDSIPGITEQLKQQNFTFNHYVMFMSNLMKLDLRKFLTPAEIKQKINLKGENARVVMQLKYKDRTTFLRTFSPDSYFWPKEAETGAALKRLIVKAPKVVFATDGYQRSMDKIGDRDYKTLANTKLSRGSMVNQGFDVDSVSLENGEIPEGIAALVIADPKVAFSLRAVAKLQKYIDQGGNLMVAGEIGKQGIINPLLESLGVKMLDGTLVQQSKDYSNDLLMPNLAAGSVAMIPELQPYYLKKWIVSMPGASALSYDSNGPFTTHPLLMTNPESSWLKKGKLVLDSATAVFDVKAGDQKGSFPVALMLSRNRNNKEQRIMVSGDADFLSNAELARVNMTTVNGGFAQGIFKWFAYGEFPIDTSRPEPKDNATTLTRTSVKALQIIYYGVIPSIIFLMGMVILIRRKGK
- a CDS encoding RNA polymerase sigma factor, with protein sequence MVRLKGSDLKHIWKSFTIAEREGDFYTIYSHYHHYLSLIGYKRSFREDSVNDAINDVFLYLWENKSALQNVNNHHNYIVTCFLRKLYRKSIIDPEEVTGLLDVPIALLSPSVEDQYIQKGVSATVIQIVKNHINQLADKQRNMVYQKFYLGLSYQEIAIANKVSINTVYNTIYKAIDKLKSTITKEQEAYLLIAIGTMILFLLFFQIH
- a CDS encoding CPBP family intramembrane glutamic endopeptidase; its protein translation is MSEEIRSAILRILPFIIVLIVITTLIRNKKISSQAFYLNKPVSYKSYFIWAGGFLIYSVITDLILHKTGNLEIEKWRHHLSPSIILVMGAVILGPIVEELLFRARIFDLMIKWFKSLHLANFVQACIFVLLHHFTYFNTKSSYIDIVQTFGDAILYGYARIYTKSIYTSATMHITGNLIATLERFIF